In Nonomuraea sp. NBC_00507, the following are encoded in one genomic region:
- a CDS encoding family 43 glycosylhydrolase: MNATLRRVAALVLATLLAVIVNVTPAGASPAVQYSNPLAAQRADPHIFRHTDGYYYFTATVPEYDRIVLRRATTIQGLASAPETVIWRKHATGEMGAHIWAPEIHFINGKWYVYFAAGRADDVWRIRMYVLESSSANPLTGAWTERGRIATPWDTFSLDATTFVANGVRYLLWAQQEPGIATNSNLYIARMGANPWTITGPTTRLTVPTLAWETRGYKVAEGPSVLQRNGRLFLTYSASATDANYCLGLLTASASADPLQASAWTKSSNPVFASSAATSQYGPGHNSFTTSEDGQSDILVYHDRNYRDISGDPLNDPNRRTRVQKVYWRADGTPDFGIPVPDGATPVRLMSYDTPGSAIRHYDYRARLEANVTPLADSQFRIVTGLSGTGTVSLESTNFPGYYLRHRNHEAWVERRDGTSLFNADASFHRRGGLAGSGTVSLESVNFPGYFVRHRGGQVWLERNDGTSAFRDSASFILE; encoded by the coding sequence ATGAACGCCACCCTCCGCAGGGTCGCCGCCCTCGTCCTGGCTACGCTCCTCGCCGTGATCGTCAACGTGACGCCGGCGGGCGCCTCGCCCGCCGTCCAGTACAGCAACCCACTGGCCGCCCAGCGCGCCGACCCGCACATCTTCCGCCACACCGACGGCTACTACTATTTCACCGCGACCGTCCCCGAGTACGACCGCATCGTGCTGCGCCGGGCCACCACCATCCAGGGTCTGGCGAGTGCGCCGGAGACGGTCATCTGGCGCAAGCACGCCACCGGCGAGATGGGCGCGCACATCTGGGCGCCGGAGATCCACTTCATCAACGGCAAGTGGTATGTGTACTTCGCGGCGGGCCGGGCCGACGACGTGTGGCGGATCCGGATGTACGTCCTGGAGAGCTCCAGCGCCAACCCGCTGACCGGCGCCTGGACCGAGCGGGGCCGGATCGCCACCCCCTGGGACACCTTCTCCCTGGACGCCACCACCTTCGTCGCGAACGGCGTGCGTTACCTGCTCTGGGCACAGCAGGAGCCGGGCATCGCGACCAACTCCAACCTCTACATCGCCCGCATGGGCGCCAACCCTTGGACGATCACCGGTCCCACGACCCGGCTGACCGTGCCCACGCTGGCCTGGGAGACCCGGGGCTACAAGGTGGCCGAGGGGCCCTCGGTGCTGCAGCGCAACGGGCGGCTCTTCCTCACCTACTCCGCCAGCGCCACGGACGCCAACTACTGCCTCGGCCTGCTGACGGCCTCGGCGTCGGCGGACCCGCTCCAGGCGTCCGCCTGGACGAAGAGCTCCAATCCCGTCTTCGCCTCCAGCGCCGCGACCAGCCAGTACGGTCCCGGCCACAACTCCTTCACCACGTCGGAAGACGGGCAGAGCGACATCCTCGTCTACCATGATCGCAACTATCGCGATATTTCAGGCGATCCCCTGAACGATCCCAACCGGCGGACCCGCGTACAGAAGGTGTACTGGCGGGCGGACGGCACCCCGGACTTCGGCATCCCCGTGCCGGATGGGGCGACGCCGGTGCGGCTCATGTCGTACGACACGCCGGGATCGGCGATCAGGCACTACGACTACAGGGCCCGCCTGGAGGCGAACGTCACGCCGCTGGCGGACTCCCAGTTCAGGATCGTCACGGGGCTGTCCGGGACGGGGACGGTGTCGCTGGAGTCGACCAACTTTCCCGGGTATTACCTGCGGCATCGCAACCATGAGGCGTGGGTGGAGCGGCGCGACGGCACGAGCCTGTTCAACGCCGACGCCAGTTTCCACCGGCGGGGCGGGCTCGCGGGCTCGGGCACGGTCTCGTTGGAGTCGGTGAACTTCCCCGGGTATTTCGTGCGACATCGGGGCGGTCAGGTGTGGCTCGAGCGGAACGACGGGACCAGCGCCTTCCGGGACAGCGCCAGCTTCATCCTGGAGTGA
- the lexA gene encoding transcriptional repressor LexA: protein MTERDDANGVSDLAVRRRDSLGLTPRQRKILEVIRDSVQQRGYPPSMREIGEAVQLTSTSSVSHQLTALQRKGYLRRDPHRPRALEVRLPGEPVLWVDPDAADDESTISRPTAAYVPLVGRIAAGGPILAEESVEDVFALPKQLVGEGTLFLLQVAGDSMIEAAIADGDWVVVRQQPVAESGDIVAAMIEGEATVKTFKRKDGHVWLVPHNTNYEPIPGDEATVLGKVVAVLRRL from the coding sequence ATGACCGAGCGGGATGACGCAAACGGGGTCAGCGACCTCGCGGTGCGCAGACGCGACTCTCTGGGCCTGACGCCCAGGCAGCGCAAGATCCTCGAAGTGATTCGCGACTCGGTGCAACAGCGCGGCTATCCGCCCTCCATGCGGGAAATCGGCGAAGCGGTGCAGCTGACGAGCACGTCCAGCGTGTCCCATCAGCTGACGGCGCTGCAGCGCAAGGGTTACCTCAGACGCGACCCGCACCGGCCGCGCGCCCTTGAGGTGCGCCTGCCGGGCGAGCCGGTGTTGTGGGTGGACCCGGACGCTGCGGATGACGAGTCGACGATCAGCCGTCCCACGGCTGCCTACGTCCCGCTCGTCGGCCGCATCGCCGCCGGTGGTCCGATCCTGGCCGAGGAGAGCGTCGAGGACGTCTTCGCGCTGCCCAAGCAGCTCGTCGGCGAAGGCACGCTGTTCCTCCTTCAGGTCGCCGGTGACTCCATGATCGAGGCCGCCATCGCCGACGGCGACTGGGTGGTCGTCCGCCAGCAGCCGGTGGCGGAGAGCGGCGACATCGTGGCCGCCATGATCGAAGGCGAGGCCACCGTCAAGACCTTCAAGCGCAAGGACGGCCATGTCTGGCTCGTCCCGCACAACACCAATTACGAGCCCATCCCCGGTGACGAGGCCACCGTCCTGGGCAAGGTCGTAGCGGTCCTGCGCCGGCTCTGA